In Bacteroidota bacterium, the DNA window TAAGCGAAGTGCAGAACATAAAAAATATTGCTGAAAGAAATAAAATACGGATTGAGTACTTCTCTGGAAATAACGCATTAGAAGAGCAATACAAAGCCCTGAACGGCAAACATTCTCCAAGCGTACTGCATATTGCCACTCACGGATTTTTCTTTCCCGACCCCAAGCAAAACAAGCAAGACATTAACAAAAATATCAAGATGGGACAAGAGCAAATCACATTCAAGACATCAGACAATCCGCTCAACCGTTCGGGTTTGCTCTTTGCGGGAGCTAACAACACTTGGCGAGGACAAGGTCAAACGGCTGGTGTGGATGATGGAGTGCTGACCTCTTATGAGGTTTCTACTATCTCGCTGCCCAACACACAATTGGTTGTGCTCTCTGCGTGCGAAACCGGATTGGGAGACATTAAAGGAAGTGAAGGTGTATATGGATTGCAACGTTCGTTCAAAATGGCCGGAGTCAAATATCTGATTATGAGCCTGTGGCAAGTACCTGACAAAGAAACTGCTGAGTTTATGGAGTATTTTTACGGAAAACTTTTTGCTATCAAAAATATTGAAGAAAGTTTTGAGTTAAGTCAAAAATATATGAAAGCTAAATACCCTAATGAGCCTTACAAATGGGCTGCGTTTGTGTTGGTTAAATAGCTTCAATACCACAACATGGTCTGATAAATGTCGTCCTTTTCTCCAAAATACTGAGTATAGGTTTTTGGCGTATTATGATAATCATTCTCAGCAACAAAAACATACTCCACCCCTCCTCTCATACCATAAATACGAAGTAATGTACCTAAATCGGCAAGCGTTGTGATACGCCATAAATCTTTAGAGGACGAACCTCCGCTTGTCATAAAGTACGTGGTTCTTGAACTGCCCATTCTTACCTTGTCATCCATATATACTTTTACTTGTGGGGAGTTCAAATCCACCGTAAAACTCGGGATTTGTTGTAGTACCATGCTTGCCAGTTTCTCAAGGTGTTCAGTGGCTAATTCGGTCGATTTGATATTTGCATCCAAATAAGCTCCTTTGTTGAACATACGCAGTTTAACTACTTCACCCGGTTTGATTTTTTCAAATTCTCCGAGCGTTTCTTCTAAATTCCTTACTTCAACCCCGTTCACCCCGGCAATAGTCCATCCAATATAAGTACTGAGTTTAATTGCAGCATCCGTGCCCGGTGTAAGGCGGGAGATTATTGGAAGCTCATCAATCTGACTTGTCAAGCCCCATCCTTCTTTGGTCTTCCCCATTCTCCATCTTTGTTTGAGTTCAATACCCAAATAAGCTCTAACGGGTTTACCTTTTAGAATAATATCATCCACCAACCTCATAGCTAAAGGAGATTCCAAGGCAAAATTAATTTGCTGCATCTGGAAAGATGTTCCATCAGGTGCATCTGCAAACGCAATCTGAGAGTTTATAC includes these proteins:
- a CDS encoding S1C family serine protease, yielding MRHIIKYGFLVLLLIPTLFVQAQNISNKIEHALSAVVTVSVEKAMPSGKMLMGFRGKVMEEAYQRSLELTDAVSSGSGFIIEKNGKMYIITNAHVVESASDETGSLYIYSYNRKKYEVKVLGGDSFYDLAVLEFVDKPGKELLTLAFAPQLPAIASKVYAIGNPLGVYPYTVTDGIVSAVNRVRGGVTGKYGFIQTTATLIWGNSGGPLINEEGQVVGINSQIAFADAPDGTSFQMQQINFALESPLAMRLVDDIILKGKPVRAYLGIELKQRWRMGKTKEGWGLTSQIDELPIISRLTPGTDAAIKLSTYIGWTIAGVNGVEVRNLEETLGEFEKIKPGEVVKLRMFNKGAYLDANIKSTELATEHLEKLASMVLQQIPSFTVDLNSPQVKVYMDDKVRMGSSRTTYFMTSGGSSSKDLWRITTLADLGTLLRIYGMRGGVEYVFVAENDYHNTPKTYTQYFGEKDDIYQTMLWY